In the genome of Bacteroides mediterraneensis, the window TTCGCACAGGGACAGGGTCTTGCCGGTATCAATGAGGCTACCAGCCTTATGACTTCGTATTTTGATCCGGCCACCAAATTGTGTTATGCCATCGGAGCGGTACTCGGTCTGGTCGGCGGTATCAAGACGTATGGAAAGTTCAGCAGCGGTGATCCGGATACGTCCAAGACTGCGGCAAGCTGGTTCTTCGCCTGCATCTTCCTGATTGTGGCCGCCACCATTCTCCGTTCCTTCTTCCTGTAAGCCATGGATTACCGTATCAACAAAGGAGCAGGCCGTCCGATTGAGTTCAAGGGCTTGAAATCACAGTACCTGTTCTTTTTTGCCGGAGGTCTTGTATCGGTCTTTCTTGCGGTGGTTGTCCTGTATATGGCCGGTGTCAGCCAGCTGCTATGCCTGTCTTTCGGAGCAGTATCCGGTTCTCTGGCCGTATGGCTGACCTTCCGCATGAATGCCCGCTACGGTGAGCACGGGCTGATGAAGATGCTGGCCGAAAAACGCCATCCGCGCTATCTGTCAGCCCGTCTCAGAATATTCAGAGCATTAACCAAAAAGAAGAGAAAGAAATGAGAAGTGTATTGAAGGCCTGTGATCTGGAAGACAGATTTCCGATTCTGGCCGTGGAAAACAACTGCATCGTAAGCAAGGATGCGGACATTACGGTAGCCTTCGAGGTCGAGCTGCCTGAACTGTACACGGTAACGGCTGCGGAATACGAAGCCATTCACGGTACCTGGGTAAAGGCCATGAAGGTGCTTCCCAATTATTCGGTCGTGTACAAGCAGGACTGGTTCGTCAAGGAAAACTACCGGAGCGAAGGAGACGGGACGGAAAGTTTCCTGTCCCGCAGCTATGAGCGTCATTTCAACGAACGCCCGTATCTCAGGCACCGCTGCTTCCTGTACCTGACAAAGACCACACGCGAACGTGCCCGCCGCCGCAGTGATTTCAGTACCCTGTGCCGCGGCTATATCCTTCCCAAGGAAATCACGGACTGGGACTCGGTCGTGAAATTCCTGGAGGCGGTGGAGCAGTTCGAGCGTATCATGAACGATTCGGGGCATGTCAGGATGAAGCGTCTCAGGACGGAAGAGGTTGTCGGAACGGAAGAATGTCCCGGTCTGATTGAAAGATACCTGACTCTCGGAATGGAAGACACGCACCCCGTATTACAGGACATCTGCCTTGATCCGGAACGCATGCGCATCGGTGACAAACGTCTTTGCCTGCATGTGCTTTCCGATACGGAAGACCTTCCCGGCAGCGTGGGCACGGACATGCGCTATGAGCGCTTGTCCACGGACCGTAGCGACTGCCGTCTTTCGTTTGCGGCTCCGGTAGGACTTCTGCTTTCATGCAACCATGTCTATTCGCAGTACGTGTTTATCGATGACGCGCAGGAAATCCTGCAACGCATGGAAAAGACTTCACGCAACATGCTGTCCCTGTCGAAATACAGCCGCAGCAATGCCGTGAACTATGAATGGGCAGAAATGTATCTTGACGAGGCGCATACGAAAGGGCTTGTTCCGGTACGGTGCCACTGTAACGTGCTGGCCTGGGCGGAAGACGAGGAAGAGTTAAGGCGTATCAAGAACGATACCGGCAGCCAGCTTGCCCTGATGGGATGCGTACCCCATTACAACACGATAGATACCCCAGTGCTGTACTGGTCTGGTATTCCCGGCAATGCGGGCGATTTTCCGGCTGAGGAAAGTTTCTATACCTTTCTGGAACAGGCTGTCTGCCTGTTTGCTTCGGAAACGAATTACCGCAGTTCGCCCAGCCCGTTCGGTATCCGTATGACGGACAGGCAGAGCGGCGTACCGCTTCATCTGGACATCAGTGACCTGCCCATGCGCAAGGGAATCATCACCAACCGCAACAAGTTCATACTCGGTCCCTCCGGCAGCGGTAAATCCTTCTTTACGAACCACCTTGTCCGCCAGTATTATGAACAGGGTACCCATATCCTGTTGGTGGATACCGGAAACAGCTATCAGGGACTTTGCAGCCTGATTCATGACCGGACACATGGCGAGGACGGTATCTATATCACCTATGAGGAGGACAATCCCATCGCCTTCAATCCGTTCTATACGGATTCCGGGGAATTTGACGTGGAAAAGCGTGAAAGCATCAAGACACTGATACTCACACTCTGGAAACGTGAGGATGAAGCCCCAAGGCGTTCGGAAGAAGTGGCCCTTTCGGGAGCGGTGAACGCATACATCCGCAGGATAACGGAAAACAGGGATGTCAGACCCGATTTCAACGGATTCTACGAGTTTGTGCGTGATGACTACCGCCGGATGATTGAGGAGAAGAAAGTCCGTGAGAAGGATTTTGACATCGACGGTTTCCTGAACGTGCTGGAACCGTTCTACCGTGGCGGTGATTATGATTTCCTGCTTAATTCGGACAAGGAACTGGATCTTACCAACAAGCGCTTTATCGTATTTGAACTGGACAATATCAGCGGAAACAAGGTGCTTCTGCCCGTGGTCACGCTGATAATCATGGAAACCTTCATCGCCAAGATGCGCCGTTTGAAAGGTATCCGCAAGATGATACTCATTGAGGAATGCTGGAAAGCCCTGATGTCCGCCAATATGAGTGAGTACATAAAGTATTTATTTAAGACCGTCAGAAAATATTTCGGGGAGGCTGTTGTGGTCACCCAGGAAGTGGATGACATCATCAGTTCCCCTGTCGTGAAGGAAGCTATCATCAACAACAGTGACTGCAAGATTCTTCTTGACCAGCGGAAATACATGAACAAGTTCGACCATATCCAGCGGCTTCTCGGACTGACCGACAAGGAACGCGGACAGATCCTGTCCATTAACCAGGCCAACCATCCCGGACGTTTCTACCGTGAGGTCTGGATCGGTCTTGGCGGTACCCATTCGGCCGTGTATGCCACGGAAGTCAGCGATGAGGAATATGCCGTATATACCACGGAAGAGTCGGAAAAGCTGGAATTGCAGAAGCTGGCCAAGGAACTGGGCGGAAATCTGGAACTGGCCGTGAAACGCATTGCGGAAATGAGAAGGGAAAGGAAAAGGTCAAACGGTAAAGCATGACGGTTATGAATGACAGTTTTGAATCGGATGAAAGAAAGCGTAAGGAGACAATCGAATGTCTCTACTGGTCCCTGATGAACGGATGGGACATACCGAAGGATATCCGTGAACATTACGGATTTTCAGAGGACTATGAGCTGTACCACCGGCTTGAAAGTATGGAACCGGAAGATTACAGGGAAAGAAGGCTCAGAGGCGAGATACCCGATGCCATAGAGGTCGATGTAAGACTGACACATGCCGTGGAGAAGGTCTTCGAGCGGCTTTGTTCCCCTCCTCCCGTGCAATATCTCGACAAGCTGTATGGGGAACTGGAAAAGCTGGGAGGTTTCATAGCCAACCCGAAGAATATTGACAGCCCTTTCATCAATTCCGGTTTTCTCATGAAATACGGCATTGACCGGAATTCCCCGGATGAAATCAGACGGCAACAGGCAGAAAAGGCCTATAAGGAACTTTATGCCAGGTTTGAAACCATGGTTGACCTGAAGTCCCCAAACAAAAAGGACGACAATGCTATCCGCAAGGAATGCCGGAAGCCAGTCTGCAAAGACAGGCTGGTCGGAAGAGTCAGCATCCCGGTCAGTCCGAAGCCAAAGAGACGCAAGATGGGACTTTGAAAGTTTCAGTAAAACAAGAACAACATCATTAAAAAAACAAGACATGAAAAACAGACAGTTGTACAGACTGGCCGCCTGCCTGATCGGGGCGGCATCACTGCTGCTGCAGAGCTGCAGTGAGAGCAGGTTCAAGGACTGTGACCGCCTGTGCGGTTCATGGAGCAGTGTGGAAGGCAAGCCCGATGTTCTTATATATAAGGAAGGGGACGCCTACAAGGTGACGGTCTTCGCCCGTAGCGGAAAGACACGGAAGCTGAAGCCGGAAACCTATCTGCTGGTGGAAGAAAACGGTAACCTGTTCATTAATACCGGCTACCGCATAGACATCGCCTACAATGAGGCGGCTGACGTATTGACCTTTTCTCCGAACGGTGATTATGTAAGGAAGGAGGTACGTCCATGAGAAAAAGACTGCTGCTGCTTTGTGCAGGAACCTTTTTTCTTGCCGGACAGATACGGGCACAGTGGGTGGTGACCGATCCGGGAAACCTTGCCCAGAGTATCATCAACATGTCGGACAATATCGTGCATACCTCTTCAACTGCGACAAGTACCGCCCAGAATTTTGCGGAGACGGTGAAGATATACCAGCAGTACAAGAAATACTATGATGCCCTGAAGTCCGTCAACAATCTGGTGAAAGATGCCCGTAAGGTCAGTGAGATTATCCTGATGGTCGGTGACGTGTCGGAAATCTACGTGACCAATTTCCAGAAGATGCTGGGTGACGAGAACTTTTCTCCCGAAGAGCTGGATGCCATCGCTTTCGGTTATACCAAACTTCTGGAAGAGAGCAACGGGGTGTTGCAGGACCTCAAGCAGGTAATCAACGTCAGCACCCTTTCCATGACCGACAAGGACCGTATGGATGTGGTGGATGACTGTTATGCCAGTATGCGCCGTTACCGCAATCTCGTGAATTACTATACGAACAGGAATATAGCCGTGAGTTTTCTGCGTGCCCGCAAGAAGAATGACCTTGACCGTGTCCTGAAGCTCTATGGCAATGACACCTCCAAATATTGGTAGCCTATGGTATTGTTATCCGTGGATTTCTCGAATCTCCATACCATTCTGGAGAGCCTTTACAATGAAATGATGCCCCTTTGTGAGGATATGCTGGACGTGGCCAAGGGACTTGCTGGACTCGGTGCCCTGTTCTATGTGGCCGTCCGTGTCTGGCAGTCGCTTGCCCGTGCCGAACCGATAGATGTGTATCCGCTTCTGCGCCCGTTTGCGATAGGCATCTGCATCATGCTTTTCCCGACCCTGGTACTCGGAACGATGAATACGGTGCTGAGCCCGATTGTGCAGGGAACCCACAAGATGCTTGAGGGGCAGACGATGGACATGCAGCAGTACCGTGAGCAGAAGGACAGGCTGGAACGTGAAGCCATGCTCCGCAATCCGGAAACGGCCTATCTGGTCAGCGATGAGGAGTTTGACCGTCAGCTGGACGAGCTCGGATGGTCGCCTGATGCCATGGCAACCCGCATGGGCATGTATATGGAAGTGGGCATGTACAATCTGGAAAAGAATATCCGGGACGCCTTCCGCAGTCTGCTGGAACTGCTTTTTGCCGCGGCATCCCTGCTTATAGATACGGTAAGGACCTTTTTTCTGGTTGTATTGTCCATCCTTGGTCCCATTGCCTTTGCCTTCAGTGTGTGGGACGGTTTCCAGTCCACGCTCAGCCAGTGGTTCACACGTTACATTTCCGTCTATCTGTGGCTTCCCGTGAGTGACCTTTTCAGCTGTATGCTGGCCAAGATTCAGGTACTTATGCTGCAGAACGACATCCTGGAGCTCCAGAACAATCCGAACTATTCGCTGGACAACTCCAATTCGGTATATGTGATCTTCATGCTGATAGGTATCATCGGATATTTTACCGTGCCGACCGTGGCCGGATGGATTGTGCAGGCAGGCGGTGCCGGAAACTACAACCGCAACATCAACCGTACCGCGACCAAGGCCGGAGGATTTGCAGCCGGTGCCGCAGGTTCCGGACTGGGAAATATCGGAGGGCGTCTGCGTGGAAAATAAACAGAACAGGAACATAAAAATCATGAAAACAGATGGAATTCAAATCACTGACCAATATTGAAAGCAGTTTCAGACGGATACGCCTGATGCTTGCGGTCTTTGTCGGATGCTGCACGCTTGTGACCGTCTTTGCCCTGTGGAACTCATACCGCTTTGCGGAGAAACAGCGTGAGAAAATTTATGTACTCGATGGTGGCAAGTCACTGATGCTTGCCCTTTCGCAGGATCTTTCACAGAACCGTCCGGCTGAAGCCAGGGAGCATGTAAGAAGGTTCCATGAGCTCTTTTTCGGGCTGTCGCCACAGAAGGATGCCATTGAGCACAATATCAACCGTGCCTTGCAGCTGGCGGACAAAAGCGCCTATCATTACTATGTGGATTTTGCCGAGAAAGGATATTACAACCGTCTCATTTCCGGCAATATCAACCAGGTGGTACGGGTAGACAGCGTGGTCTGCGACTTTTCCGGTTACCCTTACAGGGCCAGAACGTATGCCCGCCAGATGATTATCCGTGAGAGCAACGTGACGGAACGTTCGCTGGTGACTGACTGCCAGCTTCAGAATACCTCCCGTTCCGATGACAATCCCAACGGCTTTATCATCGAACATCTGACCATACTGGAAAACAAGGACATAAGGAGCGTAGAGCGATGAAAAGGAACCTGACGAGACAGGCGGACCTTCAACTCAGGAGGTTCTGCCACAGACTTACCGTTAAACAGCGCAAGGCCGTTCTTTGGATACTGTTTGTCCCGTTTGCCGCCGCATGTGTCTATACGGCATGCAGACCGTTTATAGGCAGTAAGAACAGGGAATCCGGAATGGAATTTATGGAAAAGGATTCACTCCGTATGGAGTTCATTCAATCTATTGTAAGAAATGGAGAAAGAAAAAGTCAAGAAAGTAATGGAACGGCTGATGAAACCGTTCAGGCTCCGGTTCTCAAAGGACAGGAAGCCGCTGAGTGAAGAACAGAAACGCAAACGCGCCAGATTTGTTGTGTATCCTCTGATGTTCCTGCTGTGTCTGGGAAGTTTCTATCTGATATTCTCATCTTCCGGGCAGGAACGGGAGCGGCAGGATAAAGGACAGGGATTCAATACGGA includes:
- a CDS encoding DUF4134 domain-containing protein gives rise to the protein MTPDDGVVSQRFKPYIFAVEFKIYVKPQNDSTMKRRILFSVLCVLAAAGAFAQGQGLAGINEATSLMTSYFDPATKLCYAIGAVLGLVGGIKTYGKFSSGDPDTSKTAASWFFACIFLIVAATILRSFFL
- a CDS encoding DUF4133 domain-containing protein, which produces MDYRINKGAGRPIEFKGLKSQYLFFFAGGLVSVFLAVVVLYMAGVSQLLCLSFGAVSGSLAVWLTFRMNARYGEHGLMKMLAEKRHPRYLSARLRIFRALTKKKRKK
- a CDS encoding TraG family conjugative transposon ATPase; translated protein: MRSVLKACDLEDRFPILAVENNCIVSKDADITVAFEVELPELYTVTAAEYEAIHGTWVKAMKVLPNYSVVYKQDWFVKENYRSEGDGTESFLSRSYERHFNERPYLRHRCFLYLTKTTRERARRRSDFSTLCRGYILPKEITDWDSVVKFLEAVEQFERIMNDSGHVRMKRLRTEEVVGTEECPGLIERYLTLGMEDTHPVLQDICLDPERMRIGDKRLCLHVLSDTEDLPGSVGTDMRYERLSTDRSDCRLSFAAPVGLLLSCNHVYSQYVFIDDAQEILQRMEKTSRNMLSLSKYSRSNAVNYEWAEMYLDEAHTKGLVPVRCHCNVLAWAEDEEELRRIKNDTGSQLALMGCVPHYNTIDTPVLYWSGIPGNAGDFPAEESFYTFLEQAVCLFASETNYRSSPSPFGIRMTDRQSGVPLHLDISDLPMRKGIITNRNKFILGPSGSGKSFFTNHLVRQYYEQGTHILLVDTGNSYQGLCSLIHDRTHGEDGIYITYEEDNPIAFNPFYTDSGEFDVEKRESIKTLILTLWKREDEAPRRSEEVALSGAVNAYIRRITENRDVRPDFNGFYEFVRDDYRRMIEEKKVREKDFDIDGFLNVLEPFYRGGDYDFLLNSDKELDLTNKRFIVFELDNISGNKVLLPVVTLIIMETFIAKMRRLKGIRKMILIEECWKALMSANMSEYIKYLFKTVRKYFGEAVVVTQEVDDIISSPVVKEAIINNSDCKILLDQRKYMNKFDHIQRLLGLTDKERGQILSINQANHPGRFYREVWIGLGGTHSAVYATEVSDEEYAVYTTEESEKLELQKLAKELGGNLELAVKRIAEMRRERKRSNGKA
- a CDS encoding DUF3876 domain-containing protein, with the translated sequence MKNRQLYRLAACLIGAASLLLQSCSESRFKDCDRLCGSWSSVEGKPDVLIYKEGDAYKVTVFARSGKTRKLKPETYLLVEENGNLFINTGYRIDIAYNEAADVLTFSPNGDYVRKEVRP
- a CDS encoding DUF4141 domain-containing protein, whose protein sequence is MRKRLLLLCAGTFFLAGQIRAQWVVTDPGNLAQSIINMSDNIVHTSSTATSTAQNFAETVKIYQQYKKYYDALKSVNNLVKDARKVSEIILMVGDVSEIYVTNFQKMLGDENFSPEELDAIAFGYTKLLEESNGVLQDLKQVINVSTLSMTDKDRMDVVDDCYASMRRYRNLVNYYTNRNIAVSFLRARKKNDLDRVLKLYGNDTSKYW
- the traJ gene encoding conjugative transposon protein TraJ produces the protein MVLLSVDFSNLHTILESLYNEMMPLCEDMLDVAKGLAGLGALFYVAVRVWQSLARAEPIDVYPLLRPFAIGICIMLFPTLVLGTMNTVLSPIVQGTHKMLEGQTMDMQQYREQKDRLEREAMLRNPETAYLVSDEEFDRQLDELGWSPDAMATRMGMYMEVGMYNLEKNIRDAFRSLLELLFAAASLLIDTVRTFFLVVLSILGPIAFAFSVWDGFQSTLSQWFTRYISVYLWLPVSDLFSCMLAKIQVLMLQNDILELQNNPNYSLDNSNSVYVIFMLIGIIGYFTVPTVAGWIVQAGGAGNYNRNINRTATKAGGFAAGAAGSGLGNIGGRLRGK
- the traK gene encoding conjugative transposon protein TraK, with amino-acid sequence MEFKSLTNIESSFRRIRLMLAVFVGCCTLVTVFALWNSYRFAEKQREKIYVLDGGKSLMLALSQDLSQNRPAEAREHVRRFHELFFGLSPQKDAIEHNINRALQLADKSAYHYYVDFAEKGYYNRLISGNINQVVRVDSVVCDFSGYPYRARTYARQMIIRESNVTERSLVTDCQLQNTSRSDDNPNGFIIEHLTILENKDIRSVER